Below is a genomic region from Acomys russatus chromosome 3, mAcoRus1.1, whole genome shotgun sequence.
GGACttgctgtgtgtctttgtgagagCAGAGTCAGTGCCAGGAAATCATCTGCAGACATGAAGGGGTGAGGCTCCAGGTTCCTAGTCTAGGGAGCATCGAGAGTAGAGGACAAATGGGGCTGACCTGAGCTACGCTCAGTAAGACACTGGGTCACCATCTGAAACCTTCTCAGTTTTTTATCTCCATCACCCAGTCCCCAGAAACACCACCGGTGTGCTCTGCACTCACTAGCTTTCCCAGAAGCAGAATCAGGACCACAGCGTTGCCCTCCTTGGCCGCTGCCACACAGTCCAGTGCCTTGGCCTCTCAGTTGAACCACTGCTCCTCCACTGGGGGTCTCAGAGCTGTGGGCCAGCCCAAAGGCATCTTTGCCTTCcttgcctctccagccccacaagccCTCACCCGCATGCTTCCAACAACCTGCTGCTGGGGGGAGCAGGTAGCATTAGCCCCCAGGCCTGGCCTCATTCATgcttctagagagagagagagccccacACATTGCACATAGACAGATATTTGTGAAACACTGATTTTCTTTCCCAACACATTTGTCCCTATTTCTTTAGGACTCAGCAAACATTTTATATCATCTGGCTTAATTCGacacagtgtttgtgtgtgtgtatgtgtgtgtgtgtgtgtgtgtgtgtgtgtgtgtgtgtgtgtgtgtgtgtataaaagccCAGGAGTCCAGAATTTTGGtaacttcaaatatattttattacttcctTTTTCATCTTAGAAAGAACATGAAACTTGCATGCAGCACTCATGGTTTCTCAGCATTTACATAGCAGATACACAGCCGTACAGCGCGGCTTCTACTGTAGGACAGCGTGCAGCAGGGCACGCTGGGTATGTACACAGGAGATCGAGGACCATACTCTTTGCATACGCACTGAGGGGCAGTGTGCTTTCTGTTGGGGTGAGGGGAAGAGACAAAGCTTTGCTGGCACCCCCCTCAACACTAGGACGTGTAGCTCTGGCAGTGTGTTGCATACACCCATTCCtgagtctttctgttttctccccaGGTGGTTTCCTCACACTGTTGGGAACTTTTCTATGCTTCGGCAGTGTCATCTACCAAAGCAGGGAGCCTTTCAGAAATCCTAAGGTTGGAAGGAAGACCCAGCTCCTTTAAGGCTCACTTGCCTGGCCATGCCAGAGCCCAGGAATGAGCTGGGTTGGGGGTACTGcaggggggtgggatggggagggggaggtgtgaAGCTTGCTCTGGTAACTAGACTGAGTTCCTCCAGGCACAGATGTATGCCGAAGAACCCGCTCCCAATTGCCCTGCAACAGGGGCCACTGTGGAGTCACACCGAAAACTCTGACCAGTCATAAGCCCAGGTGAGCCCGTGGCAGCTGTGCCGAGGCGCCAGGCCCTCTGAGCGGAAGCTTTGCAGGCCTGTGCTGGAGCAATGGTGCAATGAAACGCCTCAACCACACTCATTGTTCCTTCCAGGCGCTTATAAAGCTCAGATGTGTGGTGACATATGGACAAATACAAAAccccttattttaaaaaggaaaggcttgaggtccccccccgccccgtccctCCCCCACCCGTCCCCTTCAGCAAAAAGCCACTTGTAATGAAGTCTGGGGTGCAGGAGGGCTGGGTCTCACATCTGGAAACCTTTCACACACagctataaaatgtaaaaactgaCCCTGGTAAGAAGAGCTTCATAGCAGTATATAATTTGTCTTATGCTTGTGAGAAAGAAAGGGCTTTTATTTTAATCTGCAAAGTCCTCTGCtgaagtctctcactggcctggagttttTCTTCCCGAGACTGTTCACCCTATTCTTCGTAGACCCTGGGAAGAGAGGACACAACACACATGGGTGTAAGCGGCTCAGGCCGAGGTGCAGGCCGCGCACAGCTGTTGTGGAGTGGCATTATCGATGGACCCTCTCCCAGGCCTGGGgccaggagaggagagatggctctcagCATGTGGTTGAAACCAACACAACAGCTTACACACAGATGGGTGTGGCcgctcacacctgcaatcctggcGCTGGGCTGCACATCACACTGCAATCACTGCTCCAGATTTctgagtgagaccctgcctaatCATGCACTGAAATAAACTGCCTGCGGGCTGGGGAGTCGGTGGCCAAGATCTGTCACTGTTCTGCCAGGGGACCCAaactcagttcctagcaccccaTGTCAGGGGCGCACAAACCACgatatctccagctccagaggatccaaagcccttttctggccacctcaggcacctgcactcccATGGCATACCACCACgcacacagatatacaaataCAATAGGAATGTAATAAGGTGCTCCGTGTAGCTGCCTCTCGTGACAGCCAGAGATTCTGGTCTCTAAGGTGCCAGGTTGGTGTCAGGGACCAGGGAGGGGCATGGCCCTGCCATACATCCTGTTTCCTCCATTCTGAGCTACCAAGCATGCACATTTGTTCTCTCTCAGACTTTAAACAGTCCTCTTATCTTCATCACATTCATTATGTTGGTTTTGAATCCTTTGCAAGGGAGGAACAGAAAGGGATAGAACAGGCACGGCGGTTTCCTGTTCCAGAATTCCTCCATGTTCTAAGAAAGAGATGAATTCAGTAGAATGTGACAAAGGCCTGTAACCTCTGCGACCCCAACACTTTGGGGGTGGACAGATTAGGATTCAGGGTTCAAGGCTATcctttgctttgagtttgagttGATCCTAGTCAGGGCTtatgtaagatcctgtctcaacaaacaaatatacaagcaaacagccccccccccaccccgaagTGCTGAGCTCTTGCTGTAACAAATTGGCAGAAGCCTGGTAGCCAGAGAGGCCCTCACAGCCCACAGGAGAGCAATTTTGTAAAAGTAGAAACAGCTGGGGTTGGGGGAGCCACAGGATCCCCACCCAGGTGCCTCCTCTTCAAAGCCCAGGTAGCCCAGGTGGAGGAAAACAAGACTTGAATGTCTGCAATAGTCTGAGCAAGACTTTCCAAGCCGCCTGTCAGCAGGCCCTGGGGTCACTCTGCTTTTGATGACACAGGCAGGCCAGGAAGGTGGCAGGGGGCGGGCCAGGTGGGTCAAGCTCTGGCCCTGCTTTTGTCATGCGAGCTGCATGCCCTGACCAGCAAGAGGGCTTCGTTCCCGTCAGATAATATAGGAAATAGTTGCTCACCTCACCACTTTCTATTTCAGGCAATTGTAGATGAGGCAGTTTTGGAGGGAGCAAGAAAGGATTCAGGTGCAGAAGGTGAACAGGGGTGTCAGCTCTAAGAGAGCtgctcaggaggcacaggctgggGGAGCACGAGGCTGCATGCTGGGAAAGACAGCAGCAGggacccacacccccacacctgggcctggctcctgccctgacctctcctcccagtgctgtGAAGCCCATCACACCCTGTCCCCACCTGGTCTTGGTTTCCCCCTCTTAGGGCAAAGTGCTGGGATCCTGGGGGTCCCCTGAGTATATGTCCTCCTCCAGCTCTGCTTTGCAGGCAGGTAAAGATATAACAGGCCTTGGGGGTTTGAGGAGTGCCTTATCCAGGACCTGGTACAAAGGAGCTGGAAGGGGCTTCTCCTTCCAAGGACAGGATTAGAACCAGGGAGACCCTTTTGATGATCGGGAAATTACCCATCAGCAAAGGTGTCTGGTCCAAGGCACTGATCATCTCAACTGATGCCCTTTTGGGTAAACAGGCTTTAATTGAAAGGGCTGAACCCAAGTGTCCTCCAGAACCTGTCTGAGAAGGAACTAGTCAGGGTTAGGGAAGTACAAGGCATGGGGCACTTTGGAGAGGAGATCACTGGGCTGGTAGGGGCCATCCTGGTCATCAGTGCATACCTAATAAACTCTCACTTAAGGAGTTATACCCGCTCCCATAAAGTTCACAGGGACAACTATGCCAGGTGCTCACTCACACAGCCAATTTCAGCTTATGCGACTTAAAGAACAGCAATTAAGACCATAGTATGAAAGTTAGGGGGCAGAAGGATGGCCCAACAGTTAGGAGCATGTTGGGCCTGTGTTTGATTCCTGGCAGCCacgcagcagctcacaactgcctgcaactgcAGTGGCATGGGGCCTGATGAGCCCTTTTTGAaatccttgggcaccaggcatgtaggggatacacatacatgcaggcttaACGTCCGCATACATACAATAAaagcaagtctttaaaaatatctgaaaaaaaaaaagcctataatATGAAAGTTAGAATGAGGCAGAATTTTCGTTCACCTGCAGTGCTCACAGCTGGCCAGagtgcctcagcctcctttgtAGAGCAGTGAGTTCCCCATCAGTGGGGGTATGGAAGTAGGGACAGAGTATCTACTTCTGTGGCTATTATGTGGGTGTCACACATTAGGTGAGGTCAATAGATGACATGGTGTGTGAGTCTCTTCCTGCCCTGAAAGCTGACAGCCAGTAGCCAAgcctgggtggggaggggtgggggaggaggagggggtaaaggggggaggaggggggagggagtgaGAAGAGATCTACCTGCGCTTCTCGTTCCAGGCGTTGTACCATTTGATGAAGCGTTTGGTGCTCTGCAGCTTAGGGTGCAGGCAGTGCTCCTGGCCCCTGTACCTGGACATGCTCTTGGTGGTGATGCTGAAACAGAGCAGAATGAGGTACAGCGTTGAGGCCTCCAAATAACAGCCTATAGCATCAGAGCACCGAggggctcccccctcccccatccatcccTGGCTAGCCTTTCCCAGTGTTCTGTGTCTCAGCCGACATGGCAGGGTTAGCCTGTGTTCAGTGAGTGGCTTTAACTTTGCCTTGGGAGTCCTACCCACCACAGCACCCAGCAGTCTGCTGTCCCCCAGGATAGCATTTCTTGGGGAGCAATGACCAGGGGGCTCTTCCAGTGGTCCAGAGGTAGAGGGAGCCACTGCTAGAAGATACTCATGCTGAGCCCCATCCTTGGATCAGAGGAACTGCACAGAGGGGCTGATACCATAGTCTCTGACCCTTGACCCCAGCACACGACCCCTCCACAGCTTGTCCCTGGGATGAGGATTTGCTGATCCTGGAGCAAGGGCCATCTTGAAGCTTCAGCATGAGGTTGCAGTTATCTTGTTtgggggcagaaaaaaaaaaatctttcttctctGGGCCTCTCTCAGCCAAAGCTCCAAACAGCTGTGCAAGGGAGAAGCAGGGGGCTGTACTGAGTACAGTCAGCTGAGTATGAGTCCTTGCAACCTGTCTGACTCTGTCTGCTCTCTGTAAAATAGGTACAACGAGAGGACCTATGTCACAGGGTTATTGAAGGAACAGAGTGCCCAGCCCATGCTATGTGTCCAGGGACTACTGTTATTTACTAAGTAGTCATGAGAGATGAGGCAGCCAGGAGAAAGACAAACTTCATGTGCGACCTCAGTCCTAGATGGTCTGTAGTGTCTCTCTCAGCCAGGGTGACCAAGGGTAGGAGTTAGAGGAAACTTCTGGGTGGGGGTGgcgagaggggaggggagacggGGTagtagggaggggaggggggaggagataGACAATAGTGTATGGTCACTTGGACCATACAAAGTGGAGAGATGACTTCCTGAGGGTCGCAGGAGGGTAGTTGGAGGTGAGAATAAGAAGAGTGGAAAGTGAGGGAGCTCAACTTGTTCCCCACCTGGCCCCAAGGTGAAGCATCAGGGTTTATGGGCCAAATTCTAGAAGAGGGCAGGGTTGCTGGGAATGCAGTCTTCCAGTCTGTAGGCATGACCAAAAGAGTCTTGCCAGCAGAATGGGGACAGAACGCTGCATCAGGAGCCTGTTCTTTCTCATCCAAGACCAGGACGGACATCTGATAATGCCAGGTAACTGGATCCTGCTCCACCGGGGACAGGTGGATCCTTGCAGGCTCTGAGCATGGGGCCCTCCCTCTGCACCTCTACCATCCTGCAGGAACTAGCAGCTGTATTTCCCCTGCACCTACAACGCTGCCATTGCCCTGAGTGGCAAACTCCAGTTAAAAACCCCTTCTCCATAGGCCAGAGAGCAGCCTGAGCACCCCACGTCTGAAGGTCAGGGAGAGCACAAAAGGGTtctgtcccccgccccccaccctcaccccacagaGGCGCTCCAAGCTTCCTTAGAATACTGGGTTTATGCAAAATCACAGCAGGGCGCAGAATCTGGGATCCAAGACCTAATAACTGTCAGAAATTCTGCATCTCATTCTGcagcagttctggggtgctgatgACTTGGATGATAACTCCATGGACACATGACGCAAATTGTTCTTCAAGAGCTTGGacttgggctggcaagatggctgaggaggtcctcaccaccaagcctgggcTGTTTGGTTCCTGGGACACGCAGGAGTAACCActtcctgcaagttgccctctgatctccacacatgcgCCATGACAAGCCTACTCCCTCcccaataataaatacatattttaaaagaggcTTTCCCATATCTTGATTGCAAGGCCACACTGACACTTGAAGGACACACTGACTTACCTTAACACCTGCAGCCCCCcagtccccccttcccccagagATCTCTGGATGACTCAGGGTGAACTGGAAAACTTGCCTTCAGCCTTTGTGACTAAAAACCtgttttggcaaaaaaaaaaaaaaaaaaaaaaaaaaaaaagggcaggtcCCCTGTctgatagaaggagagaggagcCTCTGGCCCGTCAAAAGACGGGGGTGGGAGAGAGGCCTGGGAAAGGTGCTGGTCTCAGGGGGCCCCTGCAAGTTTCCCCAAGGCTAAATGAAGCCCCTTCATGCACTTGCTTGCCTGTAGTTTGCCTGTCCACCCAGAGAAGTTTAGTGGGGAAAAGAGCCTGTCCTTTTGAGTTTCCGGTGCATCCCAGACTATTTTTGTCCCCTGCAAGGTCTCAAAGACAACTTACACGAGGCCCCCTGATTATTCTCTGACATTTTGAGCCCCCAAACTAGAAATTCTGAGGTTCTTGTGCCTCCTGCCATAGCCCTTTTAACCCGGAGCCAGCCCACACCTAAAAGGGTAGTTTTCCTTTATTTGACCGCAAAGCTTAGGGCAGGGATAAGGATGTTAATTGGGAAGCTCATGACTCGGGTCAGCTCAGGCCCTGTGGCTTTCTGAATTCCCCAACTTCCGCGAGTGGAGGTTGTGAGGTGCCGGTGGGGGTGTGCCCTTCCTTCACAGACACTGCGTGGAGGCCTTTGGGCCAGAGTAAGGGCAGCCGGTAGAAGGCACTTGCCCAGACTGAGAATAAAGTGTGTCCTgtttctgggggaggggaagaggggccAATGGTCCATGGCAAATATTTGGGAGCTGTTTTGCCAAGGGCTGCCTTCCTGGCCAAGAGTGTATTGATGGGGAAACGGCCCGCGCTGGCTTCAAGTGGTTAATTGGGAAGGCTGAGGCGCAAGAAAACTCAGTGTTCTTGCTCTGCCCCAGTTTTTAAGACTTCGCCGGCATCCCCACCAAGCAGGCTGCAGTGGTGGCATGGCACATTAACCCCAGCAGAGCGCTTTCCCCAACATTGTTCAGATTCGCGGACTCATTAGGCAAAAGATACAGGAGAATTCTCACAATGAAAGTCCTGGGAACCCCAAAGTGTCCACCCCTGTGGCCAGACCCCAGACTGAAAAGGGGCGCTGAAAGgaaagttggttctctcttctgtAAGAGAAAGGCAGCACAGCTCGCCCAACAGGCTGGGTGTGCGTCCCAAGTGGATCTGGGGCAGAAGTTCTAAGTGGGTGCACCAGAACCACTGGCCCGCAGTTAAACCCTTGCCTGCCACTTTGAATCCTATCAAGGACAGGAACAGAGGCACCGGCCAGAGACCTCCCCTTTCCAGACTGGCAATGTCCCGAAGACTTGCCAGGCGATTATAAATTGCTTCCCAGGGCCTTGGCAAAGGCTAAGAGAACGGCTTATCAGCCCGACCCAGCCCCAGGTTGTGCCCCGTCACGGGGACATGCTCCCGCAGAACTCACATAACCATCTTCTCCTCGCAATGTGGGTACTTTGGCTTCATTTCCAGCTTCTTCACGTCGCTGTAGCGAATCTTGGGCCCCTTCCGGGAACACTTACACTTGGACCCTGCGGGAGAGCGCGGCCGGGCTGCTGAGTCGCCAGAGAGCTCTCCGACTCTCTCGCGACCGCTCAAGGTGCCCTCCCGGGATTCCCGGGGTTCCAGGATGATTAGGTGGTGCTTGGGCTCCCTAGGACGGGACAGGACAGCGGCCGAGGGCCCTCGCAGCACTCACCGTCCACGCGCGAGGCGCACAgcgccaggagcagcaggagcagcgcAGCCGCCAGGAGCCTCATGCTGACCGGAGGGGCGCAGTGGGGAGCAGGGACCCAGGGAGGGCGCTGGCCTGAGCGTTCAACGGCCGGGGGATGCCGCCCGGCTCTGTTCTCGGCTTAGAGCACGCCTCTCTGCTCCGCTCACTCTTGCTGCGCCCGTCGATGGGTGCTCCTGCGGTCTGTCGCGGTGCTGCGCTGCGCTTGGCGCTGGGTGCTGCGATCTCCCCACAGCCTCCCTCCGCCCACCCTGGCCTCTTTTAAATTCGCTCCTGCCCTCTCGGAAAGCGAGCTCATTAATATGCAGAACCATTCGGTGACTCACTGAGATTTCTCaatgtggtggggggaggagatctcccagCCCTCCCTGCCGCCCGCCCCAGACCCATGGCGATCACAGCGGCGCACACTTGGAgccacgcgcgcacacgcacacactcacatccGCTAACCTCTCCCTCCACAGAATGCCCGCCTTCACGCACTTGCACACCAAGACCTCCTTGCCTTAGAGAGGCCAGGCGGGAGCACAGCCTGCTGAAGGGtgctgcttttctgtttcctgtggaCACTTCTCAGGCCACACAGGTTTACTGTCCCGAGCCACCCAGAGACCCGGGCCTGGCTCAGATCCTAGAGTTTTCAAGCAGGTGCCAAGAGAGAATGCCAGTAGGCCTGCCCCCTGTGGTGTTGGTCTCTACTGTGCCAGCAGCCCCGGTGGTCAGAGCTCAAGGCTAGGTATAGTTAGGGGCTTGTCACAAGTAGCAAAAGCCTTTGATCATTGAGTCACTGGGTTCGGGGAGTGAGGGATGATGGGTAGTGTAGGGGGGGGCTACAACTCCTAGAAGGGGTCTGTAGCATGGTGTTCATGTGTGGCTGTCCAGGGGCTGTGGAGAACCCGGGGTATTCATCACATATATTCAGAAGAATCTCTAAAGCCAGGTAGAGCCCAGTAGGCAGCTGTGACCATTGTAACCGGATAGCGGCTGTCCCACCTTGTGAACATAGTACCAGACGGTGGATGAAATTCCACCCTGGCCCACTATTCACCAGCACGTGACTCTACAGTAAAAGGCTTCTTTTTACTATCTGTAAAACTGTAGGTTGTCATAGTGCCCACCAACGGCACCTATAAGAAGTACATACGACCATACAAAGTGATGATCAGGATGCGGGACACAGTGCTTAGACAATGTTATTTAAGAGCATCATAGAGTGGTGATCACAGGACCTACCTACGTTTTGCATTTGTGATATTCCCAAATGTTGAActgttgtatatatttttatgcattCCAAAGAATAAAGTTCTTAcataatatgtaaaaaaaaaaaaaaaaagagcagcataagtgtatatattttatatatcacttTGACTGGGACAGGCTCCCTTTAAATTGGCACTTTTAAGTTGTTCACTTTCCAGTGCAGAAACAGGCATAGCTAggaagaaggttctagaagcagGAAAAAGGTGGCTAGGCCAGGAGCATCTGTGGCTATGGGGCTGCAGAGTGAGGCCCCTCCGTTCTGAAGAAGAGCTGCTTTaagagacccagagacagagtCCGTATATCTTAGGCTCATGAAGGGCTAATGTGGCTCCCAGGCCAGAGCTTGATCCTTGCTACAGTGTTAGCCTGGCAGCTCCTAGGGGCACAAGCATACAGAGGGGCTTCTGGGGTAGGAGGCAGTCGTTGGCTGACTTTAGAA
It encodes:
- the Cxcl14 gene encoding C-X-C motif chemokine 14 yields the protein MRLLAAALLLLLLALCASRVDGSKCKCSRKGPKIRYSDVKKLEMKPKYPHCEEKMVIITTKSMSRYRGQEHCLHPKLQSTKRFIKWYNAWNEKRRVYEE